A genomic segment from Glycine soja cultivar W05 chromosome 20, ASM419377v2, whole genome shotgun sequence encodes:
- the LOC114402524 gene encoding uncharacterized protein LOC114402524, with product MCWSSHSLLELELELELDGVVNVVKHKQQHNMRLKRNKLEDIPEETELPPIDIDTNPAELEEAGLHLETDLEILRRAMDMGLWALCLGFGYMLSRAHFRPLS from the coding sequence ATGTGTTGGTCATCGCACTCACTGTTAGAGTTAGAGTTAGAGTTAGAGTTGGATGGAGTCGTTAACGTTGTGAAGCATAAGCAACAACACAACATGAGATTGAAGAGGAACAAGTTGGAGGACATTCCGGAGGAAACAGAACTTCCTCCTATTGATATTGATACTAATCCAGCAGAGCTTGAAGAAGCGGGCCTTCACTTGGAAACAGATTTGGAAATACTGAGGCGGGCCATGGATATGGGACTTTGGGCACTCTGCCTCGGTTTCGGCTATATGCTTTCCAGAGCTCACTTTCGTCCACTTTCTTga